A portion of the Chelonia mydas isolate rCheMyd1 chromosome 23, rCheMyd1.pri.v2, whole genome shotgun sequence genome contains these proteins:
- the GRIN2D gene encoding glutamate receptor ionotropic, NMDA 2D has protein sequence MSLSPGPPAARMLFVLALACASPFLDLRPDGPRSLNVAIIFSGSSYTPESARFAPTAFRNFSMEVNPVSVLLNDTNPRSLIVRLCDVLSSLRIHGVVFEDDTRTEAVAQILDFISAQTSVPIIGINGGSAIVLTPKEKGSTFLQLGSSTEQQLQVMFEVLEEYDWTAFAVITTLFPGYEDFVDYIEVLTDSSFIGWEHRGVLTLNLTDDPDGSRVKRQLREIPAQIRLLYCSREEAESIFQAARDAGLTGPGYIWFMVGTNLGGTDYMPEHLPVGLFTVLSAGWRDDLHHRVQNGVAIIAKGAEALSRDYGFIPEFNNDCRSPNLSQIHENLHRYFMNITWGQKDFSFNEDGYLINPSLVVISLNKERTWEVVGSWEHQILRMKYPVWSRYGKFLQPVDDDQHLTVATLEERPFVIVENIDPATGTCIRDSVPCRNQLNRTDSHPTDPLLFEKKCCKGFCIDILKRLAKTVGFTYDLYLVTNGKHGKKIDGVWNGMIGEVFYLRADMAIGSLTINEERSEIIDFSVPFVETGISVMVSRSNGTVSPSAFLEPYSPAVWVMMFVMCLTVVAVTVFIFEYFSPVGYNRSLAAGKRTGGSKFTIGKSIWLLWALVFNNSVPVENPKGTTSKIMVLIWAFFAVIFLASYTANLAAFMIQEEYVDTVSGLSDRKFQKPQDQYPPLKFGTVPNGSTEKNIRSNYPDMHTYMVKYNQRSVEDALQHLKSGKLDAFIYDAAVLNYMARKDEGCKLVTIGSGKVFATTGYGIALQKGSRWKRPIDLALLQFLGDDEIEMLERLWLSGICHNDKIEVMSSKLDIDNMAGVFYMLLVAMGLSLLVFAWEHLIYWKLRHCMQHTGRLDFLLAFSRGMYSCCTSEDPKLQDHQQLPILNHGYPPQRGGATALPSPPAPPLPCSSFLPRDRRIVERWRHARSPNCYKDLYPPPAPSEPPKAPPQRHGLQNAFAEGFHRFYGPIEPEGLSDHLGASGGAQAKKLGPCQLSPPLRSLENPPSYFAIVREKEGPDPGASAWQRKSLRGLYESFQAGKAGSRTPEAKKHGGGGLGGGYATKGPCEAECGRPAQEPGRYGYTRLSYEDERSPPLGAAPCGRERRYRRPEEPRDSESQPLLRPTCPVGRSHVCRSRSRPLPAGFPSQSRYVELSDSDSEPCERDGPCPEASPPAGAPPADGHSCWYAAPDFFCTYPSREPPLFAPHKPVRYWSADKLAPCRSCHRLCQHCASLELLPPLTPPCRKEARGYFSHSEERLERWLDWEHRLCGPYGCLAPRHHPGLYRRCHHHHSCELGPAGSLLHPTSRSLEDLSSCHLVRCGLAPHRLGFSPPECLPPRLSRSGELFTRRGSAHFSSLESEV, from the exons ATGAGCCTGTCCCCTGGCCCCCCCGCTGCTAGGATGCTCTTTGTGCTGGCTCTGGCCTGCGCCAGCCCCTTCCTGGATCTGCGCCCAGACGGGCCGCGCTCGCTCAACGTGGCCATCATCTTCAGTGGCTCGTCCTACACGCCTGAGAGTGCCCGCTTTGCCCCCACTGCCTTCCGCAACTTCTCCATGGAGGTGAACCCCGTCTCGGTGCTGCTCAATGACACCAACCCCCGCAGCCTCATCGTACGCCTGTGTGACGTTCTCTCCTCCCTGCGCATCCACGGCGTGGTCTTCGAGGACGACACACGCACCGAGGCCGTGGCCCAGATCCTGGACTTCATCTCAGCCCAGACCTCAGTGCCCATCATCGGCATCAACGGGGGCTCGGCCATCGTCCTCACACCCAAG GAGAAAGGCTCCACCTTTCTGCAGCTAGGCTCATcgacagagcagcagctgcaggtgaTGTTCGAGGTGCTGGAGGAGTACGACTGGACGGCCTTCGCTGTCATCACCACGCTCTTCCCCGGCTATGAGGACTTTGTGGATTACATCGAGGTGCTGACCGACAGCAGCTTCATCGGCTGGGAACACCGGGGCGTCCTGACCCTCAACCTGACTGATGACCCTGACGGCTCCCGGGTCAAGCGCCAGCTGCGGGAGATCCCTGCCCAGATCCGCCTGCTCTACTGTTCCCGCGAGGAGGCAGAGAGCATCTTCCAGGCAGCACGGGATGCCGGCCTCACTGGACCTGGCTATATCTGGTTCATGGTGGGCACCAACCTGGGTGGCACTGACTACATGCCTGAGCACCTGCCTGTTGGCCTCTTCACAGTGTTGTCGGCCGGCTGGCGGGACGACCTGCACCACCGCGTCCAGAACGGGGTGGCCATCATTGCCAAGGGCGCTGAGGCACTCTCCAGGGACTACGGCTTCATTCCCGAGTTCAACAATGACTGCCGGTCACCCAACCTCAGCCAGATCCATGAGAACCTCCACCG GTATTTCATGAACATCACATGGGGGCAAAAGGATTTCTCGTTCAACGAGGATGGCTACCTCATCAACCCATCGCTGGTCGTCATCTCCCTGAACAAGGAGCGCACTTGGGAGGTG GTAGGGAGCTGGGAGCACCAGATCCTACGCATGAAGTACCCGGTCTGGTCGCGCTACGGCAAGTTCCTGCAGCCGGTGGATGATGACCAGCACCTGACGGTGGCCACGCTGGAGGAGCGGCCCTTCGTCATTGTCGAGAACATCGACCCGGCCACCGGCACCTGCATCCGGGACTCGGTGCCGTGCCGCAACCAGCTGAACCGCACCGACAG ccaccccacgGACCCGCTGCTCTTCGAGAAGAAATGCTGCAAAGGGTTCTGCATCGACATTCTCAAGCGCCTGGCTAAGACCGTGGGCTTCACCTACGACCTCTACCTGGTCACCAACGGCAAGCACGGCAAAAAGATTGACGGGGTCTGGAACGGCATGATCGGAGAG GTGTTTTACCTGCGTGCAGACATGGCCATCGGTTCCCTGACTATCAATGAGGAACGCTCCGAGATCATCGACTTCTCCGTGCCCTTCGTCGAGACGGGCATCAGCGTCATGGTCTCGCGGAGCAACGGGACCGTCTCACCCTCCGCCTTCCTGG AGCCCTACAGCCCAGCTGTCTGGGTGATGATGTTCGTCATGTGTCTGACCGTGGTGGCCGTCACCGTCTTCATCTTCGAGTACTTCAGCCCCGTGGGTTATAACCGCAGCCTGGCCGCCGGGAAAC GCACGGGGGGCTCCAAGTTCACCATTGGCAAGTCCATCTGGCTGCTCTGGGCTCTGGTCTTCAACAACTCGGTGCCGGTGGAGAACCCCAAGGGCACCACCAGCAAGATCATGGTGCTGATCTGGGCTTTCTTCGCCGTCATCTTCCTCGCCAGCTACACGGCCAACCTGGCCGCCTTCATGATCCAGGAGGAGTACGTGGACACGGTGTCGGGGCTGAGCGACCGCAAG TTCCAGAAGCCGCAGGACCAGTACCCGCCACTCAAGTTTGGCACCGTGCCCAACGGCAGCACGGAGAAGAACATCCGCAGCAACTACCCCGACATGCACACGTACATGGTGAAGTACAACCAGCGCAGTGTGGAGGACGCCCTGCAGCACCTCAAGtcggg GAAGCTGGACGCCTTCATCTACGACGCGGCCGTGCTGAACTACATGGCGCGGAAGGACGAGGGCTGCAAGCTGGTGACCATCGGCAGCGGGAAGGTCTTCGCCACCACTGGCTACGGCATCGCCCTGCAGAAGGGCTCCCGCTGGAAGCGCCCCATCGACCTGGcgctgctgcagttcctgggcGACG ACGAGATCGAGATGCTGGAGCGGCTCTGGCTCTCGGGGATCTGCCACAACGACAAGATCGAGGTGATGAGCAGCAAGCTGGACATCGACAACATGGCGGGCGTCTTCTACATGCTGCTGGTGGCCATGGGGCTGAGCCTGCTGGTCTTCGCCTGGGAGCACCTCATCTACTGGAAGCTGCGGCACTGCATGCAGCACACCGGGCGCCTGGACTTCCTGCTGGCCTTCAGCCGG ggcaTGTACAGCTGCTGCACCAGCGAGGACCCCAAGCTGCAGGACCATCAGCAGCTGCCTATCCTGAACCACGGCTACCCCCCGCAACGCGGGGGGGCCACGGCCttgcccagcccccccgccccgcccctgccctgcagcagcttcCTGCCCCGGGACCGGCGCATCGTGGAGCGCTGGCGCCATGCCCGCAGCCCCAACTGCTACAAGGACCTGtaccccccgcccgccccctcgGAGCCCCCCAAAGCACCCCCGCAGCGCCATGGCCTCCAGAACGCCTTCGCTGAGGGCTTCCACCGCTTCTACGGCCCCATCGAGCCCGAGGGGCTGTCGGACCACCTGGGGGCCAGCGGCGGGGCCCAGGCCAAGAAGCTGGGGCCATGCCAGCTCTCCCCGCCCCTCCGGAGCCTGGAGAACCCCCCGTCCTACTTCGCCATCGTGCGGGAGAAGGAGGGTCCCGACCCGGGCGCCTCGGCCTGGCAGAGGAAGTCGCTGCGGGGACTGTATGAAAGTTTCCAGGCGGGCAAGGCCGGGAGCCGGACACCAGAGGCCAAGAAACAcggtggtggggggctgggcggcGGCTACGCCACCAAGGGCCCCTGCGAGGCGGAGTGCGGCCGGCCGGCCCAGGAGCCGGGGCGTTACGGCTACACCCGGCTCTCCTACGAAGACGAGCGCAGCCCGCCCCTGGGGGCGGCGCCCTGCGGGCGGGAGCGGCGCTACCGGCGCCCCGAGGAGCCGCGGGACAGCGAGAGCCAGCCCTTGCTCAGGCCCACCTGCCCAGTCGGCCGGTCCCACGTCTGCCGCAGCCGCTCCCGCCCGCTGCCTGCCGGCTTCCCCAGCCAGAGCCGCTACGTGGAGCTCTCGGACTCGGACTCGGAGCCGTGCGAGCGGGACGGGCCGTGCCCGGAGGCCTCCCCCCCGGCCGGGGCACCCCCGGCTGACGGGCACAGCTGCTGGTACGCGGCCCCCGATTTCTTCTGCACCTACCCCTCCCGGGAGCCCCCACTCTTCGCCCCCCACAAGCCTGTGCGCTACTGGTCGGCCGACAAGCTGGCCCCCTGCCGCTCGTGCCACCGGCTTTGCCAGCACTGCGCCAGCCTGGAGCTGCTGCCCCCCCTGACCCCGCCCTGCCGCAAGGAGGCCCGGGGCTACTTCAGCCATTCCGAGGAGCGGCTGGAGCGCTGGCTGGACTGGGAACACCGCCTCTGCGGCCCCTACGGCTGCCTGGCACCCCGGCACCACCCCGGCCTCTACCGgcgctgccaccaccaccactcctgcgagctgggcccagctggctccctcctgcaccccacctcccGCAGCCTGGAGGACCTGAGCTCCTGCCACCTGGTGCGCTGCGGCCTGGCCCCCCACCGCCTCGGCTTCTCCCCGCCCGAGTGCCTCCCACCCCGCCTCAGCCGCAGCGGGGAGCTCTTCACCCGCCGCGGCTCCGCCCACTTCTCCAGCCTCGAGTCGGAGGTATGA
- the KDELR1 gene encoding ER lumen protein-retaining receptor 1: MNIFRFLGDISHLLAIIILLMKIWKTRSCAGISGKSQILFAVVFTTRYLDLVTNFISFYNTSMKVVYIACSYATVWLIYSKFKATYDGNHDTFRVEFLVVPTAVLAFLVNHDFTPLEILWTFSIYLESVAILPQLFMVSKTGEAETITSHYLFALGIYRTLYLFNWIWRYQQEGFFDLIAIVAGLVQTILYCDFFYLYITKVLKGKKLSLPA; encoded by the exons ATGAACATCTTCCGATTCCTGGGGGACATTTCCCACCTCCTGGCTATTATCATCTTGCTGATGAAGATCTGGAAGACGAGGTCCTGTGCGG ggaTCTCTGGGAAGAGCCAGATTCTCTTCGCTGTAGTGTTCACCACCCGCTACCTGGACCTGGTCACCAACTTCATCTCCTTCTACAACACCTCCATGAAG GTTGTGTACATCGCCTGCTCCTACGCAACGGTGTGGCTGATCTACAGCAAGTTCAAGGCCACATACGACGGGAATCACGACACCTTCCGGGTGGAGTTCCTTGTGGTGCCCACGGCTGTGCTAGCCTTCCTGGTGAACCACGACTTCACCCCGCTGGAG ATCCTCTGGACATTCTCCATCTACCTGGAGTCGGTGGCCATCCTGCCGCAGCTGTTCATGGTGAGCAAGACGGGCGAGGCGGAGACCATCACCAGCCACTATCTCTTCGCCCTGGGCATCTACCGCACCCTCTACCTCTTCAACTGGATCTGGCGCTACCAGCAGGAGGGCTTTTTTGACCTGATCGCCATCGTGGCTGGGCTAGTGCAGACCATCCTCTACTGCGACTTCTTCTACCTCTACATCACAAAAG TTCTAAAGGGGAAGAAGCTGAGTTTGCCAGCATAG
- the SYNGR4 gene encoding synaptogyrin-4 isoform X2 produces MRRLFSLIIFASLVTDGYQNLTASSQLRCVLNDNGVACSYAITAGVLAFLQSFLFLAFDAYHNIIISHKVKSVILSLDLTFSIIWSCIWFIGFCFLANQWNRSAHHYLLGSSSARASIAFAFFSIPCWVYLGYQALRGLWAEPLIPYKQSLDEGAVALNPLSSVTTTSIPRSMEYHSPTKGSGGSSAAPFPQTPKGNQLTFLNDN; encoded by the exons CTCTTCTCGCTGATCATATTTGCCTCCCTGGTGACCGACGGCTACCAGAATTTGACAGCTTCATCCCAGCTGCGCTGCGTGTTGAATGACAATGGGGTGGCCTGCAGCTATGCCATcacagctggggtcctggccttCCTGCAGTCCTTCCTCTTCCTGGCCTTTGACGCTTACCACAACATTATCATTAGCCACAAGGTCAAATCTGTCATCCTGAGTCTGGACCTGACTTTCTCCA TCATCTGGTCGTGCATATGGTTCATTGGCTTCTGTTTCCTGGCAAATCAATGGAACAGGTCTGCTCACCACTACCTCCTGGGAAGTAGCTCAGCCCGCGCCAGCATTGCCTTTgctttcttctccatcccctgcTGG GTGTACCTGGGCTACCAAGCCCTGAGGGGCCTGTGGGCTGAGCCCCTCATTCCCTACAAACAGTCCTTGGACGAAGGTGCTGTGGCCCTGAACCCACTCTCTTCTGTCACCACCACCTCCATCCCCAGGAGCATGGAGTATCATAGCCCCACCAAAGGCagcggcggcagctccgccgcccCCTTTCCGCAGACTCCCAAGGGAAACCAGCTCACTTTCCTGAATGACAATTAG